A genome region from Hevea brasiliensis isolate MT/VB/25A 57/8 chromosome 9, ASM3005281v1, whole genome shotgun sequence includes the following:
- the LOC110645351 gene encoding AT-hook motif nuclear-localized protein 1: protein MEARETVSSSSVGGVTVVGSDVPSDYQIAPRSADNPGSAPGSAPPPPPAVVHPPSTAASMPLKKKRGRPRKYGPDGSVTMALSPKPISSAAPALPPVIDFSAEKQRKIKPVSKAKYVLENLGEWVACSVGANFTPHIITVNAGEDVTMKIISFSQQGPRAICILSANGVISSVTLRQPDSSGGTLTYEGRFEILSLSGSFMPTESGGTRSRSGGMSVSLASPDGRVVGGGVAGLLVAASPVQVVVGSFLAGNQHEQKPKKQKPDSISTVVSPTVAVPISTADPKPNLSSPTFRGDNWSPLPSDSKNKPTDINVSLPAG, encoded by the exons ATGGAAGCAAGAGAAACTGTGAGTAGTAGCAGTGTAGGTGGGGTTACAGTGGTGGGATCCGATGTGCCATCGGACTATCAAATCGCTCCGAGGTCTGCCGACAACCCTGGCTCCGCCCCTGGATCAGCTCCGCCTCCGCCACCGGCGGTGGTTCATCCGCCATCAACGGCGGCGTCGATGCCTTTGAAGAAGAAGCGAGGAAGGCCAAGAAAGTATGGTCCTGATGGCAGCGTCACGATGGCGTTGTCTCCAAAGCCGATATCCTCGGCAGCTCCGGCACTGCCTCCGGTGATCGATTTCTCTGCTGagaaacaaaggaaaataaagcCGGTGAGCAAGGCCAAGTACGTGCTGGAGAATTTAG GTGAATGGGTTGCATGCTCTGTTGGTGCTAATTTTACTCCCCATATCATAACTGTTAATGCTGGCGAG GATGTTACAATGAAGATCATATCATTTTCTCAACAAGGACCTCGAGCTATATGCATTCTCTCTGCAAATGGTGTGATCTCAAGTGTTACACTTCGTCAGCCTGATTCCTCTGGGGGCACACTAACATATGAG GGTCGTTTTGAGATACTGTCTTTATCTGGTTCGTTCATGCCAACTGAAAGTGGAGGAACTCGGAGTCGATCTGGTGGGATGAGTGTGTCATTGGCAAGTCCAGATGGACGTGTTGTAGGTGGTGGAGTTGCAGGTCTGTTGGTAGCTGCAAGTCCTGTGCAG GTTGTAGTAGGCAGTTTTCTGGCAGGGAACCAGCATGAGCAGAAACCAAAGAAGCAGAAACCTGACTCAATATCAACTGTCGTCTCACCAACTGTTGCTGTTCCTATTTCTACTGCTGATCCGAAACCAAACCTTTCATCTCCAACATTCCGTGGAGATAATTGGTCTCCTTTGCCATCAGACTCGAAAAAT
- the LOC110645364 gene encoding ACT domain-containing protein ACR8, giving the protein MEWSACLDEYEKLVIRMTTPRVVIDNAVCPTATIVKVDSARKHGILLEAVQVLTDLNLSIKKAYISSDGRWFMDVFHVTDVNGNKLTDESVINYIEQSLGTIHYGRTLDFNGLTALELTGTDRVGLLSEVFAVLADLQCDVVEAKVWTHNGRIASFIHVKDCNSGSPIEDSQQIDRIESRLRSVLKGDNDIRSAKTSVSMAVAHTERRLHQMMFADRDYERKPILRLSADSPVVTVQNWIERGYSVVNVQCKDRMKLLFDVVSNLTDMEYVVFHGTINTAGDRAYLEFYIKHTDGTPISSEPERQRVIQCLQAAVERRASEGVTLELCTPDRQGLLADVTRTFRENGLNVTRAEISTSREMAANVFYVTDAIGIPADPKIIDSVRQKIGLSKLKVKELPPLVYHQEAEREEQGVGVAGTVLLSLGSLVRRNLYNLGLIRSYS; this is encoded by the exons ATGGAGTGGAGTGCTTGTTTGGATGAGTATGAAAAGCTTGTTATAAGGATGACCACTCCCAG GGTTGTCATCGACAATGCCGTTTGCCCCACTGCAACTATAGTCAAG GTTGACAGTGCCAGGAAACATGGAATTTTGCTCGAGGCTGTTCAGGTTCTCACGGATCTGAACCTTTCAATTAAAAAAGCTTACATTTCTTCCGATGGACGATGGTTCATGGATG TTTTTCATGTGACTGATGTAAACGGAAATAAATTGACAGACGAGAGCGTTATTAACTACATTGAACAG TCACTTGGTACCATTCACTATGGCAGGACCCTTGATTTTAACGGTTTAACAGCATTAGAACTAACTGGCACGGACAGGGTTGGCCTTCTCTCGGAGGTCTTTGCTGTGCTAGCTGACCTGCAATGTGATGTGGTAGAGGCTAAAGTTTGGACTCACAATGGCCGAATTGCTTCATTCATTCATGTAAAGGACTGCAATTCAGGGTCCCCTATTGAGGATTCACAACAAATTGATAGAATTGAGTCTCGCTTAAGGAGTGTGCTTAAGGGGGATAATGACATTAGGAGTGCGAAAACATCAGTTTCTATGGCTGTCGCACATACAGAAAGAAGATTGCATCAAATGATGTTTGCTGATAGGGATTATGAACGGAAGCCTATTTTGCGGCTTAGTGCTGATTCTCCTGTGGTTACGGTTCAAAATTGGATCGAGAGAGGTTATTCAGTTGTTAATGTTCAATGCAAGGATCGAATGAAACTTTTGTTTGATGTTGTTAGCAACTTGACAGACATGGAATATGTTGTATTTCATGGCACAATCAACACAGCTGGGGATAGGGCATATCTG GAATTCTACATTAAACACACTGATGGAACCCCGATTAGCTCAGAACCTGAAAGGCAGAGGGTTATCCAGTGCTTACAAGCTGCAGTTGAGAGAAGAGCATCTGAG GGTGTAACGCTAGAATTATGCACCCCAGATAGACAGGGTCTTTTAGCAGATGTGACAAGAACATTTAGAGAGAATGGTCTCAATGTGACAAGGGCCGAAATTTCCACCTCTAGAGAGATGGCTGCAAATGTATTCTACGTAACAGATGCAATTGGTATCCCAGCAGATCCTAAGATAATTGACTCAGTTCGGCAAAAAATTGGATTGAGTAAATTGAAAGTGAAGGAACTGCCACCACTTGTATACCATCAAGAGGCCGAAAGGGAAGAGCAAGGGGTAGGAGTTGCTGGGACAGTGTTGTTATCACTTGGGAGCTTAGTGAGAAGGAATCTGTACAATTTGGGATTGATCAGATCATATTCTTAA